A single region of the Duganella sp. BuS-21 genome encodes:
- a CDS encoding GGDEF domain-containing protein, producing MTIEIPTQSPVPPQGMQAEAMALGFAQCVEAQQRTFYATPIGWLLVAWLCYGMVPPADVLRWAGCFFLAWTVNLLTLRHIAKTGPDIRRHRFALTATVVLDGVCWGLMARMLMTHNARLDAWLLIVLCGALAVNVPTYITYPRAFRLLTGAMWLTTAVSVATRWSGIDAAIQLLTGLLVYCGLLIYTIGPISTRVVEGIRLRLENGALAERLQQHLDHAKHLASTDALTGQMNRRALDQALDQLIVEGDRRGAVFSLLMLDIDYFKKINDTHGHSVGDQALQAVARRIAAPLRKGDLCARFGGEEFVALLPAADLDQACEVAERIRQAVAQAALETEPPIPATVSIGVATYCAGMSAEALLAVADREVYVAKRNGRNQVCADQGG from the coding sequence ATGACCATTGAAATCCCGACCCAGTCCCCGGTGCCGCCCCAAGGCATGCAGGCCGAAGCCATGGCACTGGGTTTCGCCCAATGTGTGGAGGCCCAGCAGCGCACCTTCTACGCCACCCCGATAGGCTGGCTGCTGGTGGCCTGGCTCTGTTACGGCATGGTGCCGCCCGCCGACGTGCTGCGCTGGGCCGGCTGCTTCTTTCTGGCATGGACCGTCAACCTGCTGACGTTGCGGCATATCGCCAAAACCGGGCCCGACATCCGGCGCCACCGTTTCGCGCTGACCGCCACGGTCGTGTTGGACGGTGTCTGCTGGGGCTTGATGGCACGGATGCTGATGACCCACAACGCCCGCCTCGACGCTTGGCTGCTGATCGTGCTGTGCGGCGCGCTGGCGGTGAACGTGCCGACCTATATCACTTACCCGCGCGCGTTTCGCCTGCTGACCGGGGCGATGTGGCTGACCACCGCCGTGTCCGTCGCCACGCGCTGGTCCGGCATCGACGCCGCGATCCAGCTGCTCACCGGCTTGCTGGTCTACTGCGGGCTGCTGATCTACACCATCGGCCCCATCTCTACCCGCGTGGTGGAAGGGATACGCCTACGGCTGGAAAACGGCGCTCTGGCGGAACGTCTGCAGCAGCATCTGGACCATGCCAAGCACCTGGCCAGCACCGACGCCCTGACCGGGCAGATGAATCGCCGCGCCCTGGACCAGGCGCTGGATCAACTGATCGTCGAGGGCGACCGGCGCGGCGCCGTGTTTTCCCTGCTGATGCTCGATATCGACTATTTCAAGAAAATCAACGACACGCACGGCCACAGCGTCGGCGACCAGGCCTTGCAGGCGGTGGCCCGGCGTATCGCCGCGCCGCTCAGGAAAGGGGACTTGTGCGCCCGTTTCGGCGGCGAGGAGTTTGTCGCACTGCTGCCTGCAGCCGACCTGGACCAGGCCTGCGAGGTGGCCGAGCGCATCCGTCAGGCGGTGGCGCAGGCGGCGCTGGAGACCGAGCCGCCCATCCCGGCCACGGTGTCGATCGGCGTGGCCACCTACTGCGCCGGCATGAGCGCCGAGGCCCTGCTGGCCGTGGCCGACCGCGAAGTCTACGTGGCCAAACGCAATGGCCGCAATCAGGTGTGCGCCGACCAGGGCGGTTGA
- a CDS encoding TonB-dependent receptor, with the protein MIQEKMMSRTLRTVFASSMLVGMTAMMHNAIAQEAAPQKIESVQVTGTRITAPGTTSTSPISSISAEEIKQSQPVAVEEFIKALPAAVPSIGPGTNNGTGGGATIDMRGLGANRTLVLLNGRRMVPFNLNGTVDTNAIPIALLSRVDVLTGGASVAYGADAVAGVVNFNLKRNFQGLDVSTSYGGTTEHHDGKRKRTDVTWGASLDDGRGNVVLSIGKTSVDPVTQGSRDFGKVSLSSVSGKGTGSDTAIPATFIIGQADGVKGGINGTWQIDPASGKLVSPHVQYNTNPLNYYQTGLDRTQATALANYKVNDHADVYSEVFYTTSKVASTLAESGTFQNSYNVPIGNPYIPEAARQQICQQRGISPANCVAGNATMVPMTIGRRFVELGPRINAFDNKTLQYTIGVKGDVAWDWTYDASWTRGQSDQVQIKQNWGSLSKVSQALNALNTTTCVNTANKCVPLNVFGAAGSITPEQLAFVNSSAISMQNVQQDVASINFSGDFGNNFVSPLAGVPISMAITGEERKVEAGNRSDAATQIQGEVLGSGAPTPDRTGKFTLRELAVEASVPLIKDKPFVRSLNADIGYRETEFKSGSNGSQSYESWKIGGEWEPVKSIRFRAMVQKATRAPNVNELFAPQVTNLSNLAVDPCAKDDKNPAQANQADANKAGTLSNLCRLTGVPVSNIGVLGQPSSGQINNLTGGNPNLGPEEAKTKTIGFVWEPLPKLAVTVDYYQIKIAKAVSSLSTADVIDGCYKNNPSFTMNAYCDIVGRDPATGGFNGVGSRGVQTPLSNAGAQETSGFDVGVAYKLQAKTLNLDPKYGSFDLGWNYTQVQKFTFQGTPTSINRDCLGYYSVACGNVANAPVFKRKFNQRTTWNVGQFALGYNWRYTSAVDIEPLAQYPRPNVAPTFLQQFSHIKATNYIDLSGVYNYSKNVRLSLSVNNAANKKPPIVGANVSTTSVDSGNTFPQTYDAIGRYVTFGANVKF; encoded by the coding sequence ATGATTCAAGAGAAGATGATGTCGCGTACCTTGCGTACCGTGTTCGCCAGCTCGATGCTGGTCGGCATGACCGCAATGATGCATAACGCCATTGCACAGGAAGCTGCACCGCAAAAAATCGAATCGGTGCAAGTAACCGGTACCCGCATTACTGCGCCAGGCACGACCTCGACCAGCCCAATTTCCTCGATCTCGGCCGAAGAAATCAAGCAGTCCCAGCCTGTAGCCGTTGAAGAATTCATCAAGGCCCTGCCAGCGGCAGTGCCTTCGATCGGTCCTGGCACCAATAATGGTACCGGCGGCGGCGCCACCATCGATATGCGTGGTCTGGGCGCGAACCGTACCCTGGTGCTGCTGAACGGCCGCCGCATGGTACCGTTTAACCTGAACGGCACCGTCGACACCAACGCCATTCCTATCGCCCTGCTGAGCCGCGTTGACGTGCTGACCGGTGGCGCATCGGTGGCCTACGGCGCCGACGCAGTGGCCGGCGTGGTCAACTTCAACTTGAAGAGAAACTTCCAGGGCCTGGACGTGTCGACCTCCTACGGCGGCACCACCGAACACCATGACGGCAAGCGCAAGCGCACCGACGTGACCTGGGGCGCGAGCCTGGATGACGGCCGCGGCAACGTGGTACTGAGCATCGGCAAAACCTCGGTCGATCCAGTGACCCAGGGTTCGCGCGACTTCGGTAAGGTCAGCCTGAGCTCGGTGAGCGGTAAAGGCACTGGTTCCGACACCGCCATTCCGGCCACCTTTATCATCGGCCAAGCAGACGGCGTGAAAGGCGGCATCAACGGCACCTGGCAAATCGATCCGGCCAGCGGCAAGCTGGTCAGCCCGCACGTCCAGTACAACACCAACCCGCTGAACTACTATCAGACCGGTCTGGACCGTACCCAGGCGACCGCGTTGGCGAACTACAAGGTCAACGACCATGCCGACGTCTATAGCGAAGTGTTCTACACCACCAGCAAGGTTGCTTCGACCCTGGCGGAATCGGGCACCTTCCAGAACTCGTACAACGTACCAATCGGTAACCCGTACATCCCCGAAGCAGCGCGTCAGCAGATCTGCCAGCAGCGCGGCATCAGCCCGGCAAACTGCGTAGCCGGCAACGCCACCATGGTGCCGATGACCATCGGTCGCCGCTTCGTTGAACTGGGCCCACGTATCAACGCCTTCGACAACAAGACCCTGCAATACACTATCGGCGTCAAAGGCGATGTGGCTTGGGACTGGACCTACGATGCGTCGTGGACCCGTGGTCAATCGGATCAGGTGCAGATCAAGCAGAACTGGGGTTCGCTGTCCAAGGTTAGCCAGGCGCTGAACGCTCTGAACACCACCACTTGCGTCAACACCGCCAACAAGTGCGTACCGCTGAACGTATTCGGCGCTGCCGGTTCGATCACGCCGGAACAGTTGGCCTTTGTTAACTCGAGCGCAATCTCGATGCAAAACGTGCAGCAGGACGTGGCATCGATCAACTTCTCTGGTGACTTCGGCAATAACTTCGTCAGCCCCCTCGCTGGCGTGCCTATCTCGATGGCAATTACCGGTGAAGAGCGTAAAGTTGAAGCGGGCAACCGTTCTGACGCCGCCACCCAGATCCAGGGCGAAGTCCTGGGTTCGGGCGCGCCAACCCCGGATCGTACCGGTAAGTTCACGCTGCGCGAACTGGCAGTGGAAGCATCCGTACCGCTGATCAAGGACAAGCCGTTCGTCCGTTCGCTGAACGCTGACATCGGCTACCGCGAAACCGAGTTCAAGTCGGGCAGCAACGGCTCGCAGAGCTACGAGAGCTGGAAAATCGGCGGCGAGTGGGAACCAGTCAAGTCGATCCGTTTCCGCGCCATGGTCCAGAAGGCCACCCGCGCACCTAACGTGAACGAACTGTTCGCGCCACAAGTGACTAACCTGTCGAATCTGGCAGTTGATCCTTGCGCAAAGGATGATAAAAATCCAGCCCAGGCCAACCAAGCGGACGCAAACAAAGCAGGCACCTTGTCTAACCTGTGCCGCCTGACCGGCGTGCCAGTTAGCAACATCGGCGTGCTGGGCCAGCCGTCGTCGGGCCAGATCAACAATCTGACCGGTGGTAACCCGAACCTGGGCCCTGAAGAAGCCAAGACCAAAACCATCGGCTTCGTCTGGGAACCGCTGCCTAAGCTGGCTGTTACCGTCGACTACTACCAGATCAAGATCGCCAAGGCGGTATCCAGCCTGAGTACCGCCGACGTGATCGATGGTTGCTACAAAAACAACCCATCGTTCACCATGAACGCGTACTGCGACATCGTTGGTCGTGACCCTGCCACCGGTGGCTTCAACGGTGTTGGTTCGCGTGGCGTGCAAACCCCGCTGTCGAATGCTGGCGCACAAGAAACCAGCGGCTTCGACGTCGGCGTAGCGTACAAGCTGCAGGCCAAGACGCTGAACCTGGATCCTAAGTACGGCAGCTTCGACCTGGGCTGGAACTACACCCAGGTGCAGAAGTTCACCTTCCAGGGTACGCCTACTTCGATCAACCGTGATTGCCTGGGTTACTACTCGGTCGCTTGCGGTAACGTGGCAAATGCTCCAGTGTTCAAGCGCAAGTTCAACCAGCGCACCACCTGGAACGTTGGTCAGTTCGCTCTGGGCTACAACTGGCGTTACACCAGCGCGGTCGATATCGAGCCGCTGGCGCAATACCCACGACCAAACGTCGCGCCAACGTTCCTGCAGCAGTTCTCGCACATCAAGGCTACCAACTACATCGATCTGTCGGGTGTGTATAACTACTCGAAGAACGTGCGTTTGAGCCTGAGCGTCAACAATGCCGCCAACAAGAAGCCGCCTATCGTCGGCGCCAACGTCAGCACCACCTCGGTTGACAGCGGCAATACCTTCCCGCAGACCTACGATGCAATCGGTCGTTACGTCACCTTCGGCGCCAACGTGAAGTTCTAA
- a CDS encoding TonB-dependent receptor yields the protein MIQEKKMSRILRRTFAGSMLVGMTAMMHNAVAQEAATPKIESVQVTGTRITAPGTTSTSPISSISAEDIKQSQPVAVEEFIKSLPAALPSIGPGTNNGTGGGATVDLRGLGANRTLVLINGRRMVPFNLNGTVDTNSIPIALLSRVDLLTGGASVAYGADAVAGVINFNLKRNFSGVDISSSYGGTTEYHDGKKKRTDLTIGASLDDGRGNVVLSIGKTTTDAVTQGSRPFGITSLSSTTGKPTGSETAIPATFGIGQATGVVGGINGTTQINPATGLLSSTVNLYNTNPLNYYQTGLDRTQATSLANYKINEHANVYAEVFYTTSKVASTLAESGTFQNTYNVPIGNPYIPAGARQQICQQRGISAANCVAGNATMVPMTIGRRFVELGPRINAFDNKTLQYTIGAKGDLAFDWTYDASWTRGTSDQVQVKQNWGSLSKVSQALNALSTTACVDPANNCVPLNVFGAGGSITPAQLAFINSSAISMQHVAQDVASLSVQGDFGDKFVSPLAGQPITMAITGEHRRVQAGNQSDAATQLPGEVLGSGAPTPDRSGIFSLRELAVESSIPLIKDKPFIRALNADVGYRETEFKTNTQSKSYNSWKIGGDWEPVKSFRVRGMVQKATRAPNVNELFSPLVTGLSNLSADPCAGTAINAGQANAAGTLSNLCRLTGVPLSRFGVLSQPSSGQINNLTGGNPELNPEKAKTKTLGFVWEPLPKLAISLDYYQIKIAEAISSLSTTDVLNGCYSTKYNPTLAMNEYCAIVGRDPATGGFNGNGSKGVQTPLSNAGKQSTSGYDLGVQYKLQAKSLSLDPKYGNLDLGFNFTQVQRYEFQAAPATDNRDCLGYYSVACGNVANAPVFKRKFVQRSTWNVGDFALGYNWRYTSAVDYEPASQQAARVKILDQYTHIKAYSYVDLSGVYNFSKNLRFNLSVNNVANKKPPIVGANVGTTSMDSGNTFPQTYDALGRYVTFGANLKF from the coding sequence ATGATTCAAGAAAAAAAGATGTCGCGTATTTTGCGCAGGACATTCGCTGGTTCCATGCTGGTGGGCATGACCGCCATGATGCACAACGCCGTGGCTCAGGAAGCCGCAACACCGAAGATCGAATCGGTGCAAGTGACCGGTACCCGCATCACTGCACCCGGCACCACTTCCACCAGCCCGATCTCCTCGATCAGCGCGGAAGACATCAAACAGTCCCAGCCGGTTGCTGTGGAAGAGTTCATCAAGAGCCTGCCGGCGGCGCTGCCGTCGATCGGCCCCGGTACCAACAACGGCACCGGTGGCGGCGCCACTGTCGACCTGCGCGGTCTGGGCGCCAACCGCACCCTGGTGCTGATCAACGGCCGCCGCATGGTGCCGTTCAACCTGAACGGCACGGTCGATACCAACTCTATCCCGATCGCGCTGCTGAGCCGCGTTGACCTGTTGACCGGCGGCGCCTCGGTAGCCTACGGCGCCGACGCCGTCGCCGGCGTGATCAACTTCAACCTCAAGCGCAACTTCAGCGGCGTCGACATCTCGTCCTCGTACGGCGGCACCACCGAGTACCACGACGGCAAGAAGAAGCGCACCGACCTGACCATCGGCGCCAGCCTGGACGACGGCCGTGGCAACGTCGTGCTGAGCATCGGCAAGACCACCACCGACGCGGTGACCCAGGGCTCGCGTCCGTTCGGCATCACCAGTCTGAGCTCGACCACCGGCAAGCCGACCGGTTCCGAGACCGCGATCCCGGCCACCTTCGGCATCGGCCAGGCCACCGGCGTGGTGGGCGGCATCAACGGCACCACCCAGATCAACCCGGCCACCGGCCTGCTGTCGAGTACGGTCAACCTGTACAACACCAACCCGCTGAACTACTACCAGACCGGCCTCGATCGCACCCAAGCCACCTCGCTGGCCAACTACAAGATCAACGAGCACGCCAATGTGTACGCCGAAGTGTTCTACACCACCAGCAAAGTGGCGTCGACACTGGCGGAGTCGGGCACCTTCCAGAACACCTACAACGTCCCGATCGGCAACCCGTACATCCCTGCGGGCGCGCGCCAGCAGATTTGCCAGCAGCGCGGCATCAGCGCCGCCAATTGCGTGGCCGGCAACGCCACCATGGTGCCGATGACCATCGGCCGCCGCTTCGTCGAACTGGGTCCGCGCATCAACGCCTTCGACAACAAGACGCTGCAGTACACCATCGGCGCCAAGGGCGACCTCGCCTTCGACTGGACCTACGACGCGTCGTGGACGCGCGGCACCTCCGACCAGGTGCAAGTCAAGCAGAACTGGGGCTCGCTGTCGAAAGTGTCGCAGGCGCTCAACGCGCTGAGCACCACCGCCTGCGTCGATCCGGCCAACAACTGCGTACCCTTGAACGTGTTCGGCGCGGGCGGCTCGATCACGCCGGCGCAACTGGCGTTCATCAACTCCAGCGCCATCTCGATGCAACACGTGGCGCAGGACGTGGCGTCGTTGTCGGTGCAGGGCGACTTCGGCGACAAGTTCGTCAGCCCGCTGGCCGGCCAGCCGATCACGATGGCGATCACCGGCGAGCATCGCCGCGTACAAGCCGGCAACCAGTCCGACGCGGCCACCCAGCTGCCGGGCGAAGTGCTGGGCTCGGGCGCACCGACTCCTGACCGCAGCGGCATCTTCAGCCTGCGCGAGCTGGCGGTGGAATCGAGCATCCCGCTGATCAAGGATAAGCCTTTCATCCGTGCCCTGAACGCCGACGTCGGCTACCGCGAAACCGAATTCAAAACCAATACCCAGTCGAAGAGCTACAACAGCTGGAAGATCGGTGGCGATTGGGAGCCGGTGAAGTCGTTCCGCGTGCGCGGCATGGTGCAGAAAGCCACCCGCGCGCCGAACGTGAACGAACTGTTCTCGCCGCTGGTGACCGGCCTGTCGAATCTGTCGGCCGACCCGTGCGCCGGCACCGCCATCAATGCCGGTCAGGCCAACGCGGCCGGCACGCTGTCGAACCTGTGCCGCCTGACCGGCGTGCCGCTGAGCCGTTTCGGCGTGCTGTCGCAACCATCGTCGGGCCAGATCAACAATCTGACCGGCGGCAATCCTGAACTGAATCCGGAAAAAGCCAAGACCAAGACCCTGGGCTTCGTCTGGGAGCCGCTGCCGAAGCTGGCGATTTCGCTCGACTACTACCAGATCAAGATCGCGGAGGCGATTTCCAGCCTGAGCACCACCGACGTCCTCAACGGTTGCTACAGCACCAAGTACAACCCGACCCTGGCCATGAACGAGTACTGCGCCATCGTCGGCCGCGATCCCGCCACCGGCGGCTTCAACGGCAACGGTTCGAAGGGCGTGCAGACGCCGCTGTCGAACGCCGGCAAGCAAAGCACCAGCGGCTACGACCTCGGCGTGCAGTACAAGCTGCAGGCGAAGAGCCTGAGCCTGGATCCGAAGTACGGCAACCTCGACCTGGGCTTCAACTTCACCCAGGTGCAGCGCTACGAGTTCCAGGCGGCGCCGGCCACCGACAACCGCGATTGCCTCGGTTACTACTCGGTCGCCTGCGGCAACGTCGCCAACGCGCCGGTATTCAAGCGCAAATTCGTCCAGCGCAGCACCTGGAACGTGGGCGACTTCGCGCTCGGTTACAACTGGCGCTACACCAGCGCGGTCGATTACGAGCCGGCGTCGCAACAGGCCGCCCGCGTGAAGATCCTGGACCAGTACACCCACATCAAGGCCTACAGCTACGTCGACCTGTCGGGCGTGTACAACTTCTCGAAGAACCTGCGTTTCAACCTGAGCGTCAACAATGTGGCGAACAAGAAACCGCCTATCGTCGGCGCCAACGTCGGTACCACGTCGATGGATAGCGGCAATACCTTCCCGCAAACCTACGATGCCCTCGGCCGTTATGTGACCTTCGGTGCCAACCTGAAATTCTAA